Proteins from a genomic interval of Dama dama isolate Ldn47 chromosome 1, ASM3311817v1, whole genome shotgun sequence:
- the LOC133056679 gene encoding olfactory receptor 5B2-like, with protein MSFMKNSTEVNEFRLLGLTDAPELQVPLFIIFTFIYLITLTGNLGMVTLILLDSPLHTPMYFLLSNLSLVDCVYSSAVTPKVMAGLLTGDKVISYRGCVAQMFFFVAFASVDCFLLAVMAYDRHAAVCKPLHYASTVTPSVSAQMVMACYVWGFAESAIHTGFTFRLSFCHSNVVHHFFCDIPPILALSCSDISANEMVLFILAAFNVFFALMVIVSSYLFIFMAILRMHSAEGRKKAFSTCSSHLTAVTIFYGTVIFMYLQPSSSHSMDTDPMASVFYTIIVPMLNPLVYSLRNKEVSNAFRRAIKKMKLLFST; from the coding sequence ATGTCCTTCATGAAGAACAGCACTGAGGTGAATGAGTTTAGACTCTTGGGACTGACGGATGCCCCAGAGTTGCAAGTCCCCCTGTTTATAATATTCACTTTCATATATCTCATCACTCTCACTGGAAATCTTGGGATGGTCACGCTGATTCTGTTGGACTCTCcgctccacacccccatgtatttTCTCCTCAGCAACCTCTCTCTGGTGGATTGTGTTTACTCCTCAGCTGTGACTCCCAAGGTGATGGCTGGGCTTCTCACAGGAGATAAGGTAATCTCCTACAGGGGATGTGTTGCTCAGATGTTCTTCTTTGTGGCCTTTGCCAGTGTAGACTGTTTTCTCCTAGCTGTTATGGCCTATGATCGGCATGCTGCAGTGTGTAAGCCTCTACATTACGCCAGCACTGTGACCCCCAGTGTGTCTGCTCAGATGGTCATGGCCTGCTATGTCTGGGGCTTTGCCGAGTCTGCCATCCACACTGGATTCACCTTCCGCCTCTCCTTCTGCCATTCCAATGTGGTCCACCACTTCTTCTGTGATATTCCTCCAATCCTGGCTCTTTCCTGCTCTGATATCTCCGCAAATGAGATGGTGCTCTTTATTCTAGCAGCTTTCAATGTCTTTTTTGCCCTGATGGTTATTGTGAGTTCCTATCTGTTCATATTCATGGCCATCCTGAGAATGCACTCAGCGGAGGGACGGAAGAAAGCCTTTTCCACCTGTTCTTCTCACCTCACCGCTGTCACCATCTTCTATGGAACTGTGATCTTCATGTACTTACAGCCAAGTTCTAGTCATTCTATGGATACCGACCCGATGGCATCTGTGTTCTATACAATAATTGTCCCCATGTTGAATCCTCTCGTCTATAGTCTAAGGAATAAAGAGGTTAGTAATGCTTTCAGGAGAGCCATTAAGAAGATGAAGCTTCTGTTCAGTACATAG